A genomic window from Bradyrhizobium lupini includes:
- a CDS encoding Crp/Fnr family transcriptional regulator, which translates to MPHPKFIAHLQAIEGLSDDERRQIAALPSTLRQVSDGEILLRQGEDASRCVFVVSGFLYQARIVGDRSQILAFHVPGNMPCLHTLLVSPMDADLVGLGPSIVGYVAHSPLKQLLDGSIHLTRAFWRETLIDAAISRQWIARLGAQAALPKVAHLICELAARLAVVGLVKNGRFQMPMTQRHVADACGLSIVHVNRTIQELRGRRLIAWEGSEIELLQLDELRALADFTPDYLT; encoded by the coding sequence ATGCCGCACCCCAAGTTCATCGCACATCTCCAGGCGATTGAAGGCCTCTCCGACGACGAACGCCGCCAGATCGCGGCTCTGCCGTCCACGCTGCGCCAGGTCTCCGACGGCGAAATCCTGCTGCGCCAGGGTGAAGATGCCTCTCGCTGCGTTTTCGTCGTCAGCGGCTTCCTCTATCAGGCTCGCATCGTCGGCGATCGCAGCCAGATCCTCGCCTTCCACGTTCCCGGCAACATGCCGTGCCTGCACACGCTGCTGGTCTCGCCGATGGATGCGGACCTCGTCGGGCTTGGCCCTTCCATCGTCGGCTACGTCGCACACAGCCCACTCAAGCAGCTGCTCGACGGCTCCATTCACCTGACCCGCGCGTTCTGGCGCGAGACGCTGATCGATGCGGCGATCTCGCGACAATGGATCGCGCGCCTCGGCGCACAGGCGGCACTGCCGAAGGTGGCGCATCTGATCTGCGAGCTCGCCGCAAGGCTGGCGGTCGTGGGCCTCGTCAAGAACGGCCGCTTCCAGATGCCGATGACGCAGCGGCACGTCGCCGATGCCTGCGGATTGTCGATCGTCCACGTCAATCGCACCATCCAGGAGCTGAGAGGGCGCCGATTGATTGCCTGGGAGGGAAGCGAGATCGAGCTGTTGCAACTTGACGAGCTTCGCGCGCTCGCGGATTTCACGCCGGATTATCTGACCTGA
- the rsmA gene encoding 16S rRNA (adenine(1518)-N(6)/adenine(1519)-N(6))-dimethyltransferase RsmA yields the protein MSTIDDLPPLREVIRQHALSARKSLGQNFLLDLNLTARIARAAAPLEDSTIIEIGPGPGGLTRALLALGARRVIAIEHDERAIPALQDIAARYPGRLEIVHGDAMTFDPRPLLSGERAKIVANLPYNIATHLLVGWLTTEPWPPWYEMMVLMFQREVGERIVAREDEEAFGRLGVLANWRCETKILFDIAPSAFVPPPKVTSSVVRLIPRETPLACDRKLLEQVAAAAFGQRRKMLRQSLKALGADPARLAAAAGVDATRRAETVPISGFVAMARELANIRSETER from the coding sequence ATGAGCACGATCGATGACCTCCCGCCGCTTCGCGAGGTCATTCGCCAGCACGCCTTGTCGGCGCGCAAATCGCTCGGCCAGAACTTCCTCCTCGACCTCAATCTCACCGCGCGCATCGCGCGTGCGGCGGCTCCACTCGAGGATTCCACCATCATCGAGATCGGCCCCGGCCCGGGCGGGCTGACGCGCGCCCTGCTCGCGCTCGGCGCCAGACGCGTCATCGCCATCGAGCATGACGAGCGCGCGATCCCTGCCTTGCAGGATATTGCTGCGCGCTATCCCGGCCGTCTCGAGATCGTCCATGGCGACGCCATGACCTTCGACCCGCGCCCGCTGCTATCAGGCGAAAGAGCAAAAATCGTCGCCAACCTGCCCTACAACATCGCGACCCACCTCCTCGTCGGCTGGCTCACCACCGAACCCTGGCCGCCCTGGTACGAAATGATGGTCCTGATGTTCCAGCGCGAGGTCGGCGAGCGCATCGTGGCGCGCGAGGACGAAGAGGCCTTCGGCCGACTCGGCGTGCTCGCCAATTGGCGCTGCGAGACCAAGATCCTGTTCGACATCGCGCCGTCCGCCTTCGTGCCGCCGCCGAAGGTTACGTCTTCCGTTGTGCGACTGATCCCGCGCGAAACGCCTCTCGCCTGCGATCGCAAGCTGCTCGAACAGGTCGCGGCCGCCGCCTTCGGCCAGCGCCGCAAGATGCTGCGGCAAAGCCTGAAGGCGCTCGGCGCCGATCCCGCGCGGCTCGCCGCCGCTGCCGGCGTCGATGCGACGCGGCGCGCGGAGACCGTTCCGATTTCCGGCTTTGTTGCCATGGCCCGTGAATTGGCCAATATACGCAGCGAAACAGAGAGATAA
- a CDS encoding leucyl aminopeptidase: protein MSDAIKVGFVPLSAAARGIMVVFCDDSLKLGPATAKALGGATELVKRAATAAAFKGKSGAALDILAPEGVKATRLIVIGAGKATGLKANDFLKFGGVAASKLPAGAAAMTIMAELPNGAMTSEQAVAIASGLRLRTYNFDRYKTRKKDGEEGGTRADVSFAVGDVVAAKKAFTSAAAIVDGVIIARDLVNEPPNVLFPEEFARRAGLLRKLGVKIEVLDVKAMDKLGMGALLGVGQGSARPSRTVIMRWDGGKKGEAPVAFVGKGVCFDTGGISIKPAGSMEDMKGDMGGAACVVGLMHALAARKAKVNVVGAIGLVENMPDGNAQRPGDIVTSMSGQTIEIINTDAEGRLVLADVLWYVAKKTKPKFMVDLATLTGAIVVALGTEHAGMFSNNDELAERLLAAGIESGEKVWRLPLGPEYDKLIDSQFADMKNTGGRHGGSITAAQFLQRFVDGTPWAHLDIAGTAMGAPKTDINQSWGSGYGVRLLDRLVADHYERK from the coding sequence ATGTCCGATGCCATTAAGGTCGGCTTCGTTCCATTGTCTGCCGCCGCCCGTGGCATCATGGTCGTGTTCTGCGACGACAGCCTGAAGCTCGGCCCGGCGACCGCCAAGGCGCTCGGCGGGGCCACCGAACTCGTGAAGCGGGCGGCCACCGCCGCCGCCTTCAAGGGCAAAAGCGGCGCGGCGCTCGACATCCTTGCGCCCGAAGGCGTGAAGGCCACCCGCCTGATCGTGATCGGCGCCGGCAAGGCGACCGGTCTGAAGGCGAACGACTTCCTCAAATTCGGCGGCGTGGCGGCGAGCAAGCTTCCGGCCGGGGCGGCGGCCATGACTATCATGGCGGAACTTCCAAACGGCGCCATGACCAGCGAGCAGGCGGTCGCGATCGCCTCGGGCCTGCGGCTGCGCACCTACAACTTCGACCGTTACAAGACCAGGAAGAAGGATGGCGAGGAGGGCGGCACGCGCGCCGACGTCTCGTTTGCGGTCGGCGACGTGGTCGCCGCGAAGAAGGCGTTTACATCGGCGGCTGCGATCGTGGACGGCGTGATCATTGCGCGCGACCTCGTCAACGAGCCGCCGAACGTGCTTTTTCCCGAGGAGTTCGCGCGCCGCGCAGGCCTGCTCCGCAAGCTCGGCGTCAAGATCGAGGTCCTCGACGTCAAGGCCATGGACAAGCTCGGCATGGGCGCTCTGCTCGGCGTCGGCCAGGGCTCGGCGCGGCCGAGCCGCACCGTGATCATGCGTTGGGACGGCGGCAAGAAAGGTGAGGCGCCGGTTGCCTTCGTCGGCAAGGGCGTCTGCTTCGACACCGGCGGCATTTCGATCAAGCCGGCCGGCAGCATGGAGGACATGAAGGGCGACATGGGAGGCGCTGCCTGCGTCGTCGGCCTGATGCATGCGCTCGCGGCCCGCAAGGCCAAGGTCAACGTCGTCGGCGCCATCGGCCTGGTCGAGAACATGCCGGACGGCAACGCGCAGCGCCCAGGCGACATCGTCACCTCGATGTCGGGCCAGACCATCGAGATCATCAACACCGACGCGGAAGGCCGCCTGGTGCTTGCCGATGTGCTCTGGTACGTCGCCAAGAAAACCAAGCCGAAATTCATGGTGGATCTGGCGACGTTGACCGGCGCCATCGTGGTCGCGCTCGGCACCGAGCATGCCGGAATGTTCTCCAACAATGACGAGCTTGCCGAGCGGCTGCTGGCGGCCGGCATCGAGAGCGGCGAGAAGGTCTGGCGCCTGCCGCTTGGCCCTGAATACGACAAGCTGATCGATTCCCAGTTCGCCGACATGAAGAACACCGGCGGCCGCCATGGCGGCTCGATCACCGCGGCGCAGTTCCTCCAGCGCTTCGTGGATGGCACGCCCTGGGCGCATCTCGACATCGCTGGGACCGCCATGGGCGCGCCGAAGACCGACATCAACCAGAGCTGGGGAAGCGGCTATGGCGTTCGCTTGCTCGACCGTCTGGTCGCAGATCACTACGAGCGCAAATGA
- the lptG gene encoding LPS export ABC transporter permease LptG, translated as MSMLTNTLGRYFAGRFVVAALGVFAGIFLLLVLVDYIEMVRKTSGLASASAVMVAETSLFRVPQLLEKLTPFCMLIGAMTCYLALSRRLELVVARAAGVSAWQFISPALGSALLIGVIATVAYNPMSANLRELSKRMEAELFGSAPGGGIQDASGFWLNQKTSDGETIINAARSEQQGIRLTGLTLFRFDTEQHFKERVEAREATLEAGRWLFKGVRRFSLDLPPVDQASLEIPTTLTEAQVRNSFSTPETVSFWQLPSYIRSSESSGFATAGYRLQYQKLLAQPFLLAAMVMLAASVSLRFFRMGGVQKMVLSGVGAGFLLYVLSKVTEDLSKAELMHPIAAAWLPVVVGGLTGFLALLYQEDG; from the coding sequence ATGAGCATGCTCACCAACACACTCGGGCGCTATTTCGCCGGCCGTTTCGTGGTCGCGGCGCTCGGCGTGTTCGCCGGCATTTTTCTGTTGCTGGTGCTGGTCGATTACATCGAGATGGTGCGCAAGACCTCAGGGCTCGCATCCGCCTCCGCAGTCATGGTGGCCGAGACCTCGCTGTTCCGCGTGCCGCAGCTTTTGGAGAAGCTGACGCCGTTCTGCATGCTGATCGGCGCCATGACCTGCTATCTCGCCCTCTCCCGCCGGCTCGAGCTCGTCGTCGCGCGCGCCGCCGGCGTCTCCGCATGGCAATTCATCTCGCCGGCGCTCGGCAGCGCGCTCCTGATCGGCGTGATCGCCACCGTCGCCTACAATCCGATGTCGGCCAATCTGCGCGAGCTGTCCAAGCGCATGGAAGCCGAGCTGTTCGGCTCGGCGCCCGGCGGCGGCATTCAGGACGCCTCCGGCTTCTGGCTCAACCAGAAGACCAGCGACGGCGAGACGATCATCAATGCGGCGCGCAGCGAGCAGCAGGGTATCCGGCTCACCGGACTCACGCTGTTCCGGTTTGACACAGAGCAGCACTTCAAGGAACGGGTCGAGGCGCGCGAGGCGACGCTCGAGGCCGGCCGTTGGCTGTTCAAGGGCGTCCGCCGCTTCTCGCTGGATCTGCCGCCGGTCGATCAGGCCAGCCTGGAGATTCCGACCACGCTGACCGAGGCCCAGGTCCGCAACAGCTTTTCCACACCCGAGACTGTGTCCTTTTGGCAACTACCGAGCTACATCCGCTCATCCGAAAGCTCGGGCTTCGCGACAGCCGGATACCGACTCCAGTATCAGAAGCTTCTGGCACAGCCGTTTTTGCTTGCAGCCATGGTGATGCTCGCGGCCTCCGTGTCGTTGCGCTTCTTCCGGATGGGCGGCGTGCAGAAGATGGTTTTGAGTGGCGTGGGCGCAGGCTTTCTGCTCTACGTTCTGTCGAAAGTGACTGAAGATTTGAGCAAGGCTGAGTTGATGCATCCGATCGCTGCGGCGTGGTTGCCCGTGGTGGTGGGCGGCCTCACCGGCTTTTTGGCCTTGCTGTATCAGGAGGACGGATAG
- a CDS encoding alcohol dehydrogenase — MALMRRQSLVKFDAPLCETIVETPKPQGREVLVRIERCGLCHSDLHIQDGYADLGGGKKLDTTRGMTLPFTLGHEIAGVVDEVGPEVFAGLVGSKKAVFPWIGCGQCRDCANGDENLCARQRFLGVSIDGGFATHVLVPDAKYLLDYDPLPVNQAATLMCSGVTAYGALKRLVDRPRQRNLLLIGLGGVGMMGLSFAAAMFKQPITVADLSGAARETALKNGAAVAYDPAEPDVVKRILKETDGGFDEIVDFAGNEKSMAFAVAVAARGGKIVVSGLMGGQFTLPMVQWVYKRMTIEGFMVGTLTEAHELMALARAGKIKPTPMREEPMADVQTWIDELRAGKVVGRIVLKN; from the coding sequence ATGGCGTTGATGCGTCGGCAGTCCCTCGTCAAGTTCGATGCGCCGCTGTGCGAGACCATCGTCGAGACGCCGAAGCCGCAAGGTCGAGAGGTGCTGGTGCGGATCGAGCGTTGCGGCCTCTGCCACTCCGATCTGCACATCCAGGACGGCTACGCCGATCTCGGCGGCGGCAAGAAGCTCGACACCACGCGCGGCATGACGCTGCCCTTCACGCTCGGCCACGAGATCGCGGGCGTGGTCGACGAAGTCGGCCCCGAGGTATTCGCCGGTCTCGTCGGCAGCAAGAAGGCGGTGTTTCCGTGGATCGGTTGCGGCCAGTGTCGCGACTGCGCCAATGGCGACGAGAATCTCTGCGCCAGACAGCGCTTTCTCGGCGTCTCCATCGACGGCGGCTTCGCCACCCACGTGCTGGTGCCCGACGCGAAATATCTGCTCGACTACGATCCCCTGCCCGTCAACCAGGCCGCGACGCTGATGTGCTCCGGCGTCACCGCCTACGGCGCGCTCAAGCGCCTGGTCGACCGGCCGCGCCAGCGCAACCTCCTGCTGATCGGCCTCGGCGGTGTCGGCATGATGGGCCTTTCCTTCGCGGCGGCCATGTTCAAGCAGCCGATCACGGTCGCCGACCTCAGCGGTGCCGCGCGCGAAACCGCGCTGAAGAACGGCGCGGCGGTGGCCTACGATCCGGCCGAGCCCGACGTGGTCAAGCGCATCCTCAAGGAAACCGATGGCGGCTTCGACGAGATCGTCGACTTCGCGGGCAACGAGAAGTCCATGGCTTTCGCGGTCGCCGTCGCCGCGCGCGGCGGCAAGATCGTGGTCTCCGGCCTGATGGGGGGCCAGTTCACGTTGCCGATGGTGCAATGGGTCTACAAGCGCATGACCATCGAGGGCTTCATGGTCGGCACACTCACCGAGGCTCACGAGCTGATGGCGCTCGCCCGCGCCGGCAAGATCAAGCCGACGCCGATGCGCGAGGAGCCGATGGCCGACGTCCAAACATGGATCGACGAGCTTCGCGCCGGCAAGGTCGTCGGCCGCATCGTGCTCAAGAACTAG
- a CDS encoding cupin, which produces MPIKDQIKNLAKKFVEDHPDAATLRALVRARKPTAIRFQDDGIVPNNPHFPVLLYRGAVNLKTRRFAPEVIIDTMFDRHGWGRSWRDTVYDFVHYHSQIHEVMGVARGTARIECGGIKGRILSVKAGDVLVLPAGTGHRLIESGRDFLVVGAYPQEGTYDECTDTRERPDASKRIAKVRKPKTDPVLGAGGPLLKSWRIKPSRS; this is translated from the coding sequence ATGCCGATCAAGGACCAGATCAAAAATCTCGCCAAGAAGTTCGTTGAGGATCACCCCGACGCGGCAACGCTGCGGGCGCTCGTGCGGGCTCGGAAGCCGACAGCCATCCGTTTCCAGGACGATGGCATCGTGCCGAATAACCCGCATTTTCCCGTCTTGCTCTATCGCGGCGCGGTGAACCTGAAGACCCGGCGTTTTGCTCCAGAGGTCATCATCGACACGATGTTCGATCGTCACGGCTGGGGCCGCTCTTGGCGCGATACGGTTTATGACTTTGTCCACTATCATTCGCAGATCCACGAAGTGATGGGCGTGGCACGCGGCACGGCCAGGATCGAGTGCGGCGGGATCAAGGGGCGAATCCTGAGCGTGAAGGCCGGAGATGTTCTGGTCCTTCCCGCGGGCACGGGACACCGGCTGATCGAGTCCGGCCGGGACTTCCTGGTCGTCGGAGCGTATCCGCAGGAGGGGACGTATGACGAGTGCACCGACACGCGAGAGCGTCCTGACGCCAGCAAACGCATCGCCAAGGTCCGCAAGCCGAAGACCGATCCCGTGCTGGGTGCCGGCGGCCCGTTGCTCAAATCATGGCGGATAAAGCCATCGCGATCGTGA
- a CDS encoding Crp/Fnr family transcriptional regulator, translated as MTGRPQNDLLQQLSRPDFELLAPHLQPVELEAGHILYHAGDEVAAVHFPCRSTLVSFAVPVEDDREVESLLVGREGAVGIAAGRSASLAYSRIVVKLGGTLLRLPPRVLEQAQQRSATLLQIFSRYADCQFAQLLQTAACNAAHSIEQRAAKWIISAQEHVGGPEIPLTHEQLAGMLGVSRSYASRVIQMFKARRILATRRGAILILDAPALEARACSCNDWVKKHFDEVMGRTAADG; from the coding sequence GTGACCGGTCGGCCCCAGAACGATCTTCTCCAGCAGCTCAGCCGCCCGGATTTCGAACTGCTCGCGCCGCACCTCCAGCCGGTCGAACTCGAGGCCGGCCACATCCTTTATCATGCCGGCGACGAGGTGGCGGCGGTCCATTTTCCCTGCCGCTCCACGCTCGTGTCGTTCGCCGTGCCGGTCGAGGACGATCGCGAGGTCGAAAGCCTGCTGGTCGGGCGCGAGGGCGCGGTGGGCATTGCCGCCGGCCGCAGCGCCTCGCTGGCCTATTCGCGCATCGTCGTGAAGCTGGGCGGCACCCTGCTGCGGCTGCCGCCGCGCGTGCTCGAGCAGGCCCAGCAGAGGTCGGCCACGCTTCTGCAAATCTTCTCTCGCTACGCCGACTGCCAGTTCGCGCAGCTGCTCCAGACCGCGGCCTGCAATGCCGCGCATTCGATCGAGCAGCGCGCCGCCAAGTGGATCATCTCCGCGCAGGAGCACGTCGGCGGCCCCGAGATCCCCCTCACCCATGAGCAGCTGGCCGGCATGCTCGGCGTGTCCCGCAGCTATGCCAGCCGCGTCATCCAGATGTTCAAGGCCAGGCGGATCCTCGCGACACGCCGCGGCGCCATCCTGATCCTAGATGCGCCGGCGCTCGAAGCCAGAGCCTGCTCCTGCAACGACTGGGTGAAGAAGCACTTTGACGAGGTGATGGGACGCACGGCCGCGGACGGTTAG
- a CDS encoding Flp family type IVb pilin: MQTIRRFLADESGATAIEYGLIAAGIALAIIAVVNNLGATLNKKFTSIGSSLK, encoded by the coding sequence ATGCAGACGATCCGCCGCTTCCTCGCCGACGAGTCCGGCGCCACAGCGATCGAGTACGGCCTGATCGCCGCCGGCATTGCGCTTGCGATCATCGCCGTCGTCAACAATCTCGGCGCGACGCTGAACAAGAAGTTCACCTCGATCGGCAGCTCGCTGAAGTAG
- a CDS encoding Crp/Fnr family transcriptional regulator has translation MEKAHDVLIRNLGEHTALAQEDVAEIRGLTFVQREFAPNEDFIRQGDEPEHSALVVSGMIARYRLLDSGRRQYLAFHLSGDLPDSQGLFIDQMDHGLCALGPASVAFIPHRELFIAFRRRPTFALSVWRETLLDAAIFREAITNNSARPMHARMAHLFCELFYRARAAQLVRGNRCRLPLSLAQLGETLGMAIATVNRTLADLRRSGTMDMHDGELIVMKWRELQRLGGFSPTYLHLKRQSPPHA, from the coding sequence ATGGAAAAAGCGCATGACGTGCTGATCCGGAACTTGGGCGAGCACACCGCGCTCGCCCAGGAGGATGTCGCCGAAATTCGCGGGCTGACCTTTGTGCAGCGCGAGTTCGCGCCGAACGAGGATTTCATCCGTCAGGGCGACGAACCCGAGCATTCGGCGCTGGTCGTCTCCGGCATGATCGCGCGCTACCGTTTGCTCGACAGCGGCCGGCGGCAATACCTCGCGTTCCATCTGTCCGGCGACCTGCCGGACTCCCAGGGCTTGTTCATCGACCAGATGGACCATGGCCTCTGCGCCCTCGGGCCTGCCTCGGTGGCCTTCATCCCGCATCGCGAATTGTTCATTGCCTTCCGGCGACGGCCGACCTTCGCACTGTCGGTTTGGCGCGAGACCCTGCTCGATGCCGCGATCTTTCGCGAGGCCATCACCAACAACAGCGCCCGGCCGATGCACGCGCGCATGGCACACCTGTTCTGCGAGCTGTTCTACCGCGCCCGCGCAGCGCAGCTCGTCCGCGGCAATCGCTGCCGCCTGCCGCTCAGCCTGGCGCAGCTCGGCGAGACCTTGGGTATGGCGATCGCGACGGTGAACCGGACGCTCGCCGACCTCAGGCGGAGCGGGACCATGGACATGCACGACGGCGAGCTCATCGTCATGAAATGGCGCGAATTGCAGCGGCTCGGAGGCTTCAGTCCGACCTATCTGCACTTGAAGCGCCAATCGCCGCCGCATGCGTGA
- the lptF gene encoding LPS export ABC transporter permease LptF encodes MGSIDRYIFRTTLASFALVLVSLTGVIWITQALRGIDLMTSQGQTILTFLGITSLVVPALVLIISPIALMIAISHTLNKLATDSEIIVMNAAGFSPFRLFYPFFYATCVVALLVAFIAAYLAPDGMRRIKQWDAEITADVLTNILQPGRFAQLDKNLTIRIRERQPGGILAGIFIDDRRDPNERVSIVAEHGEVVKNETGSFLVLETGNLQRFEAGKRDPALVAFGRYGFDMSKFSGQGRDVTLGIRERYLWELLSPSEDDPVYKQIPGQFRSALHDSLLAPIYPFAFAVLTFAFLGAPRTTRQSRNFSIGSSILAVFGLRMAGFACSVMAVKSPGAVLVQYAMVIGAIGVGLAIIIGGLVVEPPPRLMEAINRSNARIARLFGRPATA; translated from the coding sequence ATGGGGTCAATCGATAGGTATATCTTCCGCACGACGCTCGCGTCGTTTGCGCTGGTCCTGGTCAGCCTCACGGGCGTGATCTGGATTACGCAAGCGTTGCGCGGCATCGACCTGATGACGAGCCAGGGTCAGACCATCCTGACCTTCCTCGGGATCACCAGCCTCGTCGTGCCCGCGCTGGTCCTGATCATCTCGCCGATCGCGCTGATGATCGCGATCTCGCATACGCTGAACAAGCTCGCGACCGATTCCGAGATCATCGTGATGAATGCCGCCGGCTTCTCGCCATTCCGGCTGTTCTATCCGTTCTTCTACGCCACCTGCGTGGTGGCGCTGCTGGTCGCCTTCATCGCGGCCTATCTCGCTCCCGACGGCATGCGGCGGATCAAGCAGTGGGACGCCGAGATCACCGCCGACGTGCTCACCAACATCCTGCAGCCCGGCCGCTTCGCCCAGCTCGACAAGAACCTGACGATCCGGATCCGCGAACGCCAGCCCGGCGGCATCCTCGCCGGCATCTTCATCGACGACCGCCGCGATCCGAACGAGCGGGTCTCGATCGTCGCCGAGCACGGCGAAGTCGTGAAGAACGAGACCGGATCGTTCCTGGTGCTGGAGACCGGCAATCTCCAACGCTTCGAGGCCGGCAAGCGCGATCCCGCGCTGGTGGCGTTCGGCCGCTACGGCTTCGACATGTCCAAGTTCTCGGGCCAGGGCCGCGACGTCACCCTCGGCATCCGCGAGCGTTATCTCTGGGAGTTGCTCTCGCCGTCCGAGGACGATCCCGTCTACAAGCAGATTCCCGGCCAGTTCCGCTCGGCCCTGCATGACAGCCTGCTGGCGCCGATCTATCCCTTCGCCTTTGCCGTGCTGACCTTCGCGTTTCTGGGTGCGCCTCGCACCACGCGCCAGAGCCGCAATTTCTCGATCGGCTCCTCGATCCTCGCCGTGTTCGGCCTGCGCATGGCCGGCTTCGCCTGCTCGGTGATGGCGGTGAAATCGCCGGGCGCGGTGCTGGTCCAATATGCCATGGTCATTGGTGCCATCGGCGTCGGGCTGGCGATCATCATTGGCGGCCTTGTGGTCGAACCGCCGCCGCGCCTCATGGAGGCCATCAACAGGTCGAACGCGCGCATCGCGCGGCTGTTCGGACGGCCGGCCACCGCATGA
- a CDS encoding DNA polymerase III subunit chi, which produces MTEVLFYHLQNMTVENVLPPLLEKSLERGWRVVVQSNSPERADALDAHLWTYRDDSFLPHATWRVSDAADQPIVLAVEEDNPNGANVRFLVDNAALPQDAQAYERMVLLFDGDDPDALAFARSAWTDCKARGFDVTYWQADERGRWQKRN; this is translated from the coding sequence ATGACTGAAGTCCTCTTCTACCATCTGCAAAACATGACGGTGGAGAACGTGTTGCCGCCGCTTCTCGAGAAATCGCTCGAGCGCGGCTGGCGCGTCGTTGTGCAGTCGAATTCGCCGGAGCGCGCCGATGCGCTCGACGCCCATTTGTGGACCTATCGCGACGATTCCTTCCTGCCGCACGCGACATGGCGGGTGAGCGACGCTGCCGATCAGCCGATCGTGCTGGCGGTCGAGGAGGACAATCCGAACGGTGCCAATGTCCGCTTCCTCGTCGACAACGCCGCGCTGCCGCAGGACGCGCAGGCCTATGAGCGCATGGTGCTGCTGTTCGACGGCGACGATCCGGACGCGCTTGCGTTCGCCCGCAGCGCCTGGACGGATTGCAAGGCGCGGGGATTTGATGTCACTTATTGGCAGGCTGACGAGCGGGGCCGGTGGCAGAAGCGGAATTAG